The Salvelinus sp. IW2-2015 linkage group LG15, ASM291031v2, whole genome shotgun sequence genome includes a region encoding these proteins:
- the LOC111974151 gene encoding L-serine dehydratase/L-threonine deaminase-like, with the protein MKNPQESALHVATPLRESLALTKVAGTSVYLKLDSSQPTGSFKIRGIGHLCKTWAKRGCERFVCCSGGNAGMAAAYSARKLGVPATIVVPSVTPKPTVERLRDEGANVVIHGKALNESIEYGQQLVANNPGWIFISPFDDPLIWEGHMSLVKELESELQEKPGAMVLSVGGGGLMNGVVEGLRRAGWNDVPVIAMETVGAHSLNAAMKAGKLITLPEITSIATTLGLTRVSAQTLKLAGEHTVYSELVTDQEAVKAVERFVDDEKVLVEPACGAALAAVYCDIIPRLQKEGKLARDLGPVVIVVCGGNNISMKQLQKLKKQLGMSSS; encoded by the exons ATGAAGAACCCACAGGAGAGCGCTCTTCACGTGGCCACCCCATTGAGGGAGAGCCTTGCCCTAACCAAAGTGGCAGGCACCTCTGTCTATCTGAAGCTTGACTCATCCCAGCCCACAGGATCCTTCAAAATCAGGGGCATTGGACACCTTTGCAAGACA TGGGCCAAGCGAGGCTGCGAGAGATTCGTCTGCTGTTCAG GAGGAAATGCTGGTATGGCGGCTGCCTACTCTGCCCGTAAGCTTGGTGTACCTGCCACCATCGTCGTTCCCAGTGTCACCCCCAAACCAACAGTGGAGAGGCTGAGGGACGAGGGCGCCAATGTGGTGATTCATGGCAAGGCGCTGAATGAGAGCATTGAATATGGACAACAGCTTGTGGCCAACAACCCTGGATGGATCTTCATCTCTCCTTTTGATGACCCTCTCATCTG GGAGGGCCATATGTCTCTGGTGAAGGAGCTGGAGTCCGAGCTGCAGGAGAAGCCTGGTGCAATGGTGTTGTCTGTTGGCGGTGGAGGCCTCATGAACGGGGTTGTTGAAGGACTGCGCCGTGCCGGCTGGAACGATGTTCCAGTCATAGCTATGGAAACTGTGGGGGCACACAGTCTCAATGCTGCTATGAAGGCTGGGAAGTTGATCACTCTGCCTGAGATCACAAG CATTGCCACCACGTTGGGCCTGACAAGAGTATCTGCACAGACCCTGAAACTTGCTGGTGAACACACAGTTTACTCCGAGCTGGTCACAGACCAGGAGGCTGTCAAAGCTGTCGAGCGCTTTGTTG acgATGAGAAGGTCCTAGTGGAGCCTGCGTGTGGTGCTGCCCTGGCAGCTGTGTACTGTGACATCATCCCCAGACTGCAGAAGGAGGGCAAGCTGGCGCGGGACCTGGGACCTGTGGTGATCGTGGTGTGTGGAGGCAACAACATCAGCATGAAACAGCTCCAGAAACTGAAGAAGCAGCTGGGCATGTCATctagctag